The following are from one region of the Pseudomonas putida genome:
- the catC gene encoding muconolactone Delta-isomerase has product MLFHVKMTVKLPVDMDPAKAARLKADEKELAQRLQREGTWRHLWRIAGHYANYSVFDVPSVEALHDTLMQLPLFPYMDIEVDGLCRHPSSIHSDDR; this is encoded by the coding sequence ATGCTGTTCCACGTGAAGATGACCGTGAAACTGCCGGTCGACATGGACCCGGCCAAGGCCGCCCGGCTCAAGGCCGACGAAAAGGAACTGGCCCAGCGCCTGCAGCGCGAAGGCACCTGGCGCCACCTGTGGCGCATTGCCGGGCACTACGCCAACTACAGCGTGTTTGATGTGCCCAGCGTCGAGGCGCTGCACGACACCCTGATGCAGCTGCCGCTGTTCCCGTACATGGACATCGAGGTCGACGGCCTGTGCCGGCACCCCTCGTCGATCCACAGCGACGACCGCTGA
- the catA gene encoding catechol 1,2-dioxygenase produces MTVKISHTADVQAFFKQVAGLGHAEGNPRFKQIILRVLQDTARLVEDLEITEDEFWHAVDYLNRLGGRNEAGLLAAGLGIEHFLDLLQDAKDAEAGLSGGTPRTIEGPLYVAGAPLAQGEARMDDGSDPGVVMFLQGKVFDADGKPLAGATVDLWHANTQGTYSYFDSSQSEYNLRRRIITDAEGRYRARSIVPSGYGCDPQGPTQECLDLLGRHGQRPAHVHFFISAPGHRHLTTQINFAGDQYLWDDFAYATRDGLIGELRFVEDAAVARDRGVQGERFAELVFDFHLQAAKAPDAEVRSQRPRALQNS; encoded by the coding sequence ATGACCGTGAAAATTTCCCACACTGCCGATGTTCAGGCGTTCTTCAAGCAAGTGGCCGGCCTGGGCCATGCCGAAGGCAACCCACGCTTCAAGCAAATCATCCTGCGTGTGCTGCAGGACACTGCACGCCTGGTCGAGGACCTGGAAATCACCGAGGACGAGTTCTGGCATGCTGTCGATTACCTCAACCGCCTGGGTGGCCGTAACGAAGCCGGCCTGTTGGCAGCAGGCCTGGGCATCGAGCACTTCCTCGACCTGCTGCAGGACGCCAAGGACGCCGAGGCCGGGCTGAGCGGCGGTACCCCGCGCACCATCGAAGGCCCGCTGTATGTGGCGGGGGCGCCACTGGCGCAAGGCGAAGCGCGCATGGACGACGGCAGCGACCCGGGTGTGGTGATGTTCCTCCAGGGTAAGGTGTTCGATGCCGACGGCAAGCCGTTGGCCGGCGCCACTGTCGACCTGTGGCATGCCAACACCCAAGGTACTTATTCGTACTTCGACTCCAGCCAGTCCGAGTACAACCTGCGCCGACGCATCATCACCGATGCCGAAGGGCGCTACCGCGCGCGTTCCATCGTGCCGTCGGGGTACGGCTGCGATCCGCAGGGGCCAACCCAGGAATGCCTGGACTTGCTTGGCCGCCACGGCCAGCGCCCGGCGCACGTGCACTTCTTCATCTCGGCACCGGGGCACCGCCACCTGACCACGCAGATCAACTTTGCCGGCGACCAGTACCTCTGGGATGACTTTGCCTACGCCACCCGTGACGGGTTGATCGGCGAGCTGCGCTTTGTCGAGGACGCCGCGGTGGCACGTGACCGCGGCGTACAGGGCGAGCGCTTTGCCGAGCTGGTGTTCGACTTCCACCTGCAGGCGGCCAAGGCGCCGGACGCCGAGGTGCGCAGCCAGCGCCCGCGTGCGTTGCAAAACAGCTGA
- a CDS encoding GNAT family N-acetyltransferase, with translation MLPIELLATTADQASLIRNLYQFYAYESSDWEQEDVEVDGRFYIHDQHLQRYWQADGWGAYLVLADGFIAGFVLVERSELPGIDAFELADLFILKKYRRQGIGRAVALQLLGGEGDWLLRCYAQDAPAVGFCNGVLAALPRPSRAIALDDEPGLLNFLVTGAPTESLPASM, from the coding sequence ATGCTGCCCATCGAACTGCTGGCAACCACTGCCGACCAGGCCTCGCTGATTCGCAACCTCTACCAGTTCTACGCCTACGAGTCCTCCGACTGGGAGCAGGAAGACGTCGAAGTGGATGGCCGCTTCTATATCCATGACCAGCACCTGCAACGTTACTGGCAGGCGGATGGCTGGGGGGCGTACCTGGTGCTGGCAGACGGCTTCATCGCCGGTTTCGTGCTGGTCGAACGCAGCGAACTGCCGGGCATCGACGCCTTCGAGCTGGCCGATCTGTTCATCCTGAAAAAGTACCGCCGCCAGGGCATCGGGCGGGCGGTGGCGTTGCAGCTGCTGGGCGGCGAGGGCGACTGGCTGTTGCGCTGTTACGCACAGGACGCGCCTGCCGTGGGCTTCTGCAATGGCGTATTGGCCGCGTTGCCGCGCCCTTCGCGGGCCATAGCCCTGGATGACGAACCGGGCTTGCTGAATTTCCTGGTGACGGGCGCTCCCACAGAGAGCCTGCCAGCTTCCATGTAA